The following coding sequences lie in one Prochlorococcus marinus XMU1412 genomic window:
- a CDS encoding polysaccharide biosynthesis protein encodes MIKFPSLFRILWNANPITRKWILVIIDLLIVILSITLVLFFSKFKNYIYPGSIFSSSKDFFWIYFLGLILSPIINLITFQYKALSRYSDVSAFYQILARNGFLFFLIYLAGIYYFDEFNNQPSFILLWLISSTLQIFLRLTIRDFVNYSLNLPNKKIKNVIIYGAGENGAQLAKNLMRLNSYKIICFIDDDKKLWGRSILGILIKSPNEIDFLKGKVNQILLAVPKMKRERRREIIDYLQKYKIPLLSIPSVTQLISGELTIDNLQPISIDDLLGREVVKADKKLLETGIKNKIVLITGAGGSIGSELCIQIHNLNPKKLIMFEMNENNLYSINKKLSNLQSKFEIKAILGNACNFDLIQKIFEENEVDVVFHAAAYKHVPLVEINPVEGLKNNIISTFNICFAAENTSVENVVFISSDKAVRPTNIMGASKRLSELIIQAFSEKCSKNEKYDLKSTIFSMVRFGNVLDSSGSVVPLFRNQIKNGGPITLTHPKIIRYFMTISEASQLVLQSLSLAKGGDLFLLDMGEPVPIKKLAEQMIILNGKSLKNKENPEGDIEIKLIGLRPGEKLFEELLIDSESSTTEHPLIFRAHEKSINHQKLFLSIKNFIKVLNDNDTFEALKVLKELVPEWDKFSEKY; translated from the coding sequence ATGATTAAATTTCCTTCATTATTTAGAATTTTATGGAATGCAAATCCAATAACTAGAAAATGGATTCTTGTAATCATTGATTTATTAATAGTTATTTTATCAATAACTTTAGTTTTATTTTTTTCAAAATTTAAAAATTATATTTATCCCGGGTCTATATTTTCTAGTAGTAAGGATTTTTTCTGGATTTATTTTTTGGGACTAATTTTAAGTCCCATAATAAATTTAATTACATTTCAATATAAAGCTCTTAGTAGATATTCAGATGTCTCTGCTTTTTATCAAATATTGGCTAGGAATGGCTTTTTATTTTTTTTAATTTATCTGGCAGGAATTTATTATTTCGATGAATTTAATAACCAACCATCTTTCATTTTATTGTGGCTAATATCCAGCACATTACAAATATTTTTGAGACTTACAATTAGGGACTTTGTAAACTATTCTTTGAATTTACCTAACAAAAAAATCAAGAACGTAATTATTTATGGAGCAGGTGAGAATGGTGCCCAGTTAGCAAAAAACTTAATGAGACTTAATTCATATAAAATTATTTGCTTCATTGATGATGATAAAAAACTATGGGGCCGATCGATATTAGGTATTTTAATTAAATCTCCAAATGAGATTGATTTTTTAAAAGGTAAAGTAAATCAAATACTTCTTGCGGTTCCTAAAATGAAAAGAGAAAGAAGAAGAGAAATCATAGACTATTTACAAAAATATAAGATACCTTTGCTATCTATTCCATCTGTTACTCAACTTATTTCAGGAGAATTAACTATAGATAATCTTCAACCTATTTCTATTGATGATTTATTAGGAAGAGAAGTTGTTAAGGCTGATAAGAAATTACTTGAAACGGGCATTAAGAATAAAATTGTTTTAATAACCGGCGCTGGAGGTTCAATTGGAAGTGAATTATGTATTCAGATTCATAATCTAAATCCCAAAAAACTAATTATGTTTGAAATGAATGAAAATAATTTATATTCAATAAATAAAAAATTATCTAATCTTCAAAGTAAATTTGAAATAAAAGCGATTTTAGGTAATGCATGTAATTTTGATTTGATACAAAAGATATTTGAAGAAAATGAAGTTGATGTCGTTTTTCATGCTGCTGCTTACAAACATGTTCCTTTAGTAGAGATAAATCCAGTAGAGGGTTTAAAAAACAATATTATCTCAACATTTAATATTTGCTTTGCCGCAGAGAATACTTCTGTTGAAAATGTTGTTTTCATTTCGTCTGATAAGGCAGTTCGTCCAACAAATATTATGGGCGCATCAAAGAGATTATCCGAGCTTATAATTCAAGCTTTTTCTGAGAAATGTTCAAAAAATGAAAAATATGATCTGAAAAGCACTATTTTTTCTATGGTCAGATTTGGTAACGTTCTCGATTCTTCAGGATCTGTAGTCCCTTTATTTAGAAATCAGATTAAAAATGGAGGGCCAATAACTCTTACTCATCCAAAAATAATTAGATATTTCATGACTATATCTGAAGCATCTCAGTTGGTTTTGCAATCATTATCTTTGGCAAAGGGAGGGGATCTCTTTTTATTAGATATGGGAGAACCAGTTCCTATAAAAAAACTAGCTGAGCAAATGATAATTTTGAATGGAAAGTCCTTAAAGAATAAAGAAAATCCTGAAGGTGATATAGAAATTAAGTTAATTGGATTAAGACCTGGAGAAAAACTATTTGAGGAATTATTAATTGATTCAGAGTCATCAACTACAGAACATCCTCTAATTTTTAGAGCTCATGAAAAATCAATAAATCATCAAAAATTATTTTTAAGCATTAAAAATTTCATCAAAGTTTTAAATGATAATGATACTTTTGAAGCTCTAAAAGTTTTAAAAGAGTTAGTTCCAGAGTGGGATAAATTTAGTGAAAAATATTAG
- a CDS encoding UDP-glucuronic acid decarboxylase family protein, translated as MRNLVTGGAGFLGSHLIDKLLNVSEEVICLDNYFTGRKTNIAKWLGNKNFELIRHDVINPIQLEVDRIWHLACPASPVHYQSNPIKTSKTSFLGTYNMLGLARRVNARILFASTSEVYGDPEIHPQPEEYKGSVNPIGIRSCYDEGKRIAESLCFDYQRMHQTEIRVARIFNTYGPRMIPNDGRVVSNFIVQALTNQPITIYGDGSQTRSFCYVDDLVNGLISLMNSSEIGPMNIGNPSEFTIKELAEIILKKINSNSKIIYLPLPQDDPLQRKPIIDKAKDKLDWFPKVNLEVGLENTINYFKKVL; from the coding sequence TTGAGAAATTTAGTTACTGGAGGCGCAGGTTTCCTAGGTTCACATTTAATAGATAAATTACTTAACGTTTCTGAAGAAGTTATCTGTCTTGACAATTATTTCACTGGTAGAAAAACAAATATAGCAAAATGGTTGGGTAACAAAAATTTTGAATTAATCAGACATGATGTGATTAATCCTATACAACTTGAAGTTGACAGAATATGGCACCTTGCTTGCCCAGCTTCTCCTGTTCACTATCAAAGCAATCCAATCAAAACATCGAAGACTAGCTTTCTTGGAACTTATAACATGCTTGGTTTAGCTAGGAGAGTTAATGCAAGGATATTATTTGCAAGCACTAGTGAAGTTTATGGCGATCCAGAAATCCATCCTCAACCTGAGGAGTATAAAGGGTCTGTTAATCCTATAGGGATCAGAAGTTGTTACGACGAAGGTAAAAGAATTGCTGAATCATTATGTTTTGATTATCAAAGGATGCATCAAACTGAAATAAGGGTTGCTAGGATTTTTAATACATATGGACCGAGAATGATACCAAATGATGGGAGAGTAGTAAGTAATTTTATTGTACAAGCATTAACTAACCAACCAATAACTATTTATGGCGATGGATCACAAACCAGATCATTCTGTTATGTAGATGATCTAGTAAATGGACTTATTTCTCTAATGAATTCTTCCGAAATTGGTCCAATGAATATAGGCAATCCTAGTGAATTCACAATAAAAGAGCTTGCTGAAATTATATTAAAAAAAATTAATTCAAATTCTAAAATAATATATTTACCACTGCCGCAAGATGATCCACTTCAACGAAAACCTATTATTGATAAAGCCAAAGATAAATTAGACTGGTTCCCTAAAGTCAATTTAGAAGTGGGTTTAGAAAATACCATTAATTACTTTAAAAAGGTTCTCTAA
- a CDS encoding glycosyl transferase: MHQKPTITGGGISFVLSTAFFSLFVDNLLFIICLPLALVGLLDDFFSLKNIYRYIVQILTSIFIILQSKFVLNYFENFNQFLFLIGIICLSVLITAIINFINFMDGIDGLITSCLIILFGFAAIKVDLSFLIIIGGLIGFLCWNWHPSKIFMGDTGSTFVGAVFAGAVFNTDNFGTSFDLLFCASPLFFDAIICILRRYLAGENIFKPHSLHLYQRLCKAGWSHSKVSINYLISILLLIISCLLNIVFLKILCFFLIYSYAFFLEVEFASPFELELLKSKSK, translated from the coding sequence ATGCATCAAAAACCTACTATTACAGGGGGAGGTATTAGCTTTGTTTTATCAACAGCTTTTTTTAGTTTATTTGTAGATAATTTATTATTTATAATTTGTCTTCCACTAGCGCTTGTAGGCCTTCTAGATGATTTTTTTTCATTGAAAAATATTTACAGATATATTGTTCAAATATTAACTTCAATTTTTATAATTTTGCAAAGTAAATTTGTATTAAATTATTTTGAAAATTTCAATCAATTCCTATTTTTAATAGGAATTATTTGTTTATCTGTATTAATAACAGCTATTATAAATTTTATAAACTTTATGGATGGAATAGACGGATTAATTACATCATGTTTAATCATATTATTTGGTTTTGCAGCCATTAAAGTTGACTTATCATTTTTAATAATTATTGGAGGATTAATAGGTTTTCTTTGTTGGAACTGGCATCCTTCTAAAATATTTATGGGTGATACTGGTAGTACGTTCGTTGGAGCTGTTTTTGCAGGCGCTGTCTTTAATACTGATAATTTTGGAACATCTTTTGATCTATTATTTTGTGCTTCCCCTTTATTCTTTGATGCAATTATTTGTATCTTGAGAAGATATTTAGCTGGTGAAAATATTTTTAAACCTCATTCTCTTCATCTATATCAAAGATTATGTAAGGCAGGCTGGTCTCATTCAAAAGTATCTATAAATTATTTAATTTCTATTTTATTATTAATTATTTCTTGTCTTTTGAATATAGTTTTTTTGAAAATTCTATGTTTTTTTCTAATCTATTCTTATGCCTTTTTTCTGGAAGTTGAATTTGCTTCTCCTTTTGAATTGGAGTTATTAAAGTCTAAATCAAAATAA
- a CDS encoding DegT/DnrJ/EryC1/StrS family aminotransferase — protein MSEKISYAKTVYGKDEINAVVKCLEESTQMGKYSRLFEEKIANLFSKEYCLYVNSGSSALYLGIESFQFEEGSEVITPALTFSTTVGCLLKNNLKPVFTDVEHLTYCIDSDQIEDLITEKTVAILAPNLLGNLCDWPKIRNIADKNNLIVIEDSADTLGATIGENISSGKYTDMSITSFYGSHIINCAGNGGALTLNDKQIYQKAKLLRSWGRSSSLFDQRSEDIENRFNINLDGIEYDAKFVFEEVGYNLEGSEIGAAFGLAQLQKLKDNIVKRQENFQLQCEFFDQYKEYFQIPKVYKDVSTAWLAFPILLKKDIPFSRKQLQIYLEERNIQTRVVFTGNILRQPMCKNIEKRVTPKGLKNADLIMENGILLPLHHGMTKTMFERLHFCIEDFIKKYG, from the coding sequence ATGTCAGAAAAAATTTCTTACGCAAAAACTGTTTATGGAAAAGATGAAATTAATGCCGTGGTAAAGTGTCTCGAAGAGTCAACCCAAATGGGCAAATACTCAAGATTGTTTGAAGAAAAAATTGCAAATCTTTTTTCTAAAGAATATTGTCTTTATGTAAATTCAGGCTCTTCAGCACTATATCTTGGAATCGAATCATTTCAATTTGAAGAAGGTTCAGAAGTTATAACTCCTGCTCTAACTTTTTCTACTACTGTGGGGTGCCTATTAAAGAATAATTTGAAACCAGTCTTTACAGATGTAGAACACCTGACATATTGCATAGATTCTGATCAAATAGAGGATTTAATTACAGAAAAGACTGTAGCAATACTTGCTCCTAACTTATTAGGTAATTTATGTGACTGGCCAAAAATTCGTAATATTGCCGATAAAAACAATCTTATAGTAATTGAGGACTCTGCAGATACATTGGGAGCAACAATCGGAGAAAACATATCTAGTGGAAAGTATACAGATATGTCGATTACTAGTTTTTATGGATCACATATTATTAACTGTGCTGGGAATGGAGGCGCTCTAACTTTGAATGATAAACAAATTTATCAAAAAGCAAAGTTGTTAAGGTCTTGGGGAAGAAGTTCATCATTATTTGATCAAAGAAGTGAAGATATTGAAAATAGATTTAATATTAATTTAGATGGAATAGAGTATGATGCAAAGTTCGTTTTTGAAGAAGTAGGCTACAACCTTGAAGGCAGTGAAATTGGAGCCGCATTTGGTTTGGCACAGCTACAAAAATTAAAAGATAATATAGTTAAAAGACAGGAAAATTTTCAATTACAATGTGAATTTTTTGATCAATATAAAGAATATTTTCAAATTCCAAAAGTCTATAAAGATGTTTCTACTGCATGGTTAGCCTTTCCAATACTGCTAAAAAAAGATATACCTTTTTCTAGAAAACAATTGCAAATTTACCTTGAGGAAAGAAATATACAAACAAGAGTTGTTTTTACAGGAAATATACTTCGTCAACCTATGTGTAAAAATATTGAGAAGAGAGTAACTCCAAAAGGTCTAAAAAATGCTGATTTAATTATGGAAAATGGGATACTTTTACCATTACATCATGGCATGACAAAAACTATGTTTGAAAGATTGCATTTCTGTATAGAAGATTTCATAAAAAAATATGGTTGA
- a CDS encoding NAD-dependent epimerase/dehydratase family protein, whose amino-acid sequence MLVAITGSNGFIGDYLCKYLTNFGYKIRRIQREKGKNVFLINNLENNNDWKSILSGVDVVIHCASKVHSFQNSKEAINNYESINVLATERIAKEAAKLNIKKLIFLSTVKVYGEKTLPNHPFNNKTKFSPKDLYSKSKCRAEDVLRDVSKKYGLKIVIIRIPLVYGPLVGANFLNFIKLVNLNIPLPFGKIQNKRSIIFVGNLADFIRKCIASKKALNKTFVVSDYNPVSTKDLARLIAKGLNKNIVIFKLPLRILKLFGLITNNKQKINRLIESLEVDPRETFNCINWVPPYSTQQGVNITVNWFKREKVKKKK is encoded by the coding sequence ATGCTAGTTGCGATAACTGGATCTAATGGATTTATAGGGGATTATTTATGTAAATATCTGACAAATTTTGGATATAAAATTAGAAGGATACAGAGAGAAAAAGGAAAAAATGTTTTTTTGATAAATAACTTAGAAAATAATAATGATTGGAAAAGCATACTTTCTGGAGTTGATGTAGTTATTCATTGTGCTTCAAAAGTACATTCTTTTCAAAATTCAAAAGAAGCTATTAATAATTATGAATCAATTAACGTATTGGCAACCGAGAGAATTGCTAAAGAGGCAGCTAAATTAAATATAAAAAAATTAATATTCTTAAGTACAGTTAAAGTGTATGGAGAAAAAACATTACCAAATCATCCCTTTAATAATAAAACAAAATTTAGTCCAAAAGATTTATACTCTAAATCAAAATGTCGAGCAGAGGATGTTTTAAGAGATGTGTCGAAAAAATATGGTTTAAAAATTGTTATTATTAGAATCCCTTTGGTTTATGGTCCTTTGGTAGGAGCTAATTTTCTCAACTTTATTAAATTAGTTAATTTAAATATTCCTTTACCATTTGGAAAAATACAAAATAAACGTTCAATAATATTTGTTGGAAATTTAGCGGATTTTATTCGTAAATGTATAGCTAGTAAGAAGGCACTAAATAAAACATTTGTAGTATCTGATTATAATCCAGTTTCCACAAAAGATTTAGCGCGACTTATTGCGAAAGGATTAAATAAAAATATAGTAATTTTTAAATTACCTCTAAGGATTCTAAAATTATTTGGACTAATTACAAATAACAAGCAGAAAATTAACAGACTGATTGAGAGTCTTGAGGTTGATCCTAGAGAAACTTTCAATTGTATAAATTGGGTACCACCTTATTCAACCCAGCAAGGTGTAAACATTACTGTAAATTGGTTTAAAAGAGAAAAAGTTAAAAAGAAAAAGTAG
- the galE gene encoding UDP-glucose 4-epimerase GalE, protein MQRILVTGGLGFIGSHTSLLLIEKGYEILIVDSLINSSIKALERINEIINIKYPRMKNKLSFFKGDLRDESFIRGIFLKQNKIGKPITAVIHFAGLKSINQSINEPLKYWDFNLVSTINLLKVMNLFECRTIVFSSSASVYGSSKIDLINEDQKLDPINPYGLTKLTIEHLLANLYESSPDKWKIINLRYFNPIGAHPSGLLGEVPNGIPNNIFPLIMQVALGEIEYFKIFGKNWPTRDGTGVRDYIHVMDLANGHFYGLEYLINNPPKILNLNLGTGIGTSVLDLIKTFEIVNKINVPFQFSKRRKGDAAIVVADNSLVKNILKWKPEKNLEDMCRDGWKWMKLNQKGY, encoded by the coding sequence ATGCAAAGAATTTTAGTTACTGGCGGCCTAGGTTTTATAGGAAGTCATACTAGTTTATTATTAATCGAAAAAGGTTATGAGATTTTAATAGTTGACTCTCTTATTAATAGTTCTATTAAGGCTTTAGAAAGAATAAATGAAATTATTAATATCAAATATCCACGAATGAAAAATAAACTTAGTTTCTTCAAAGGCGATTTAAGGGACGAAAGTTTTATAAGAGGAATTTTTCTTAAACAAAATAAAATTGGTAAGCCAATAACAGCTGTTATTCATTTTGCGGGTTTAAAGTCAATCAATCAATCAATCAATGAACCTCTAAAGTATTGGGATTTTAATTTAGTCAGCACAATAAATCTCTTAAAGGTTATGAATTTATTTGAATGTAGGACCATAGTATTTAGTAGTAGTGCATCAGTATATGGATCATCAAAAATCGATCTAATTAATGAGGATCAAAAATTAGATCCAATTAATCCTTATGGATTAACAAAATTAACAATTGAGCATCTTTTAGCTAATTTATATGAAAGTTCTCCGGACAAATGGAAAATAATCAATCTACGTTATTTTAATCCTATTGGGGCGCATCCATCTGGATTGCTTGGAGAAGTACCTAATGGGATACCAAATAATATTTTCCCATTAATTATGCAAGTTGCCTTAGGGGAAATAGAATATTTTAAAATATTTGGAAAAAACTGGCCAACTAGAGATGGAACAGGAGTTAGAGATTATATTCATGTAATGGATTTAGCCAATGGTCATTTTTATGGTTTGGAGTATTTGATAAATAATCCTCCAAAAATTTTAAATCTTAATTTAGGTACAGGAATTGGTACAAGCGTTTTAGACTTAATAAAAACTTTTGAAATAGTAAATAAAATAAATGTCCCTTTTCAATTTAGTAAAAGAAGAAAGGGTGATGCCGCCATAGTTGTAGCAGATAATTCATTAGTAAAGAATATTCTAAAATGGAAACCAGAAAAAAATCTCGAGGATATGTGTCGAGATGGTTGGAAATGGATGAAATTAAATCAAAAAGGGTATTAG
- a CDS encoding nucleotide sugar dehydrogenase: MQVKNICCIGAGYVGGPTMAVIANKCPHIEVNVVDVNRERIEKWNSDNLNELPVFEPGLSNLVKKCRGVNLNFSYSVGEKISNADMIFISVNTPTKKKGIGAGKASDLKWVEACAREVATYSKGHTIVVEKSTLPVRTAEVIKSILSEATISDLKNNATKTFDVLSNPEFLAEGTAINDLINPDRVLIGGDNGIAIDSLSEIYKNWVPNHKIITTNLWSSELAKLTANAFLAQRISSINSVSAICEATGADIREVSKAIGLDSRIGPKFLNAGPGFGGSCFKKDILNLVYLSDFFGLKEVSSFWESVVSLNNWQQHRISKLIVKKLFGTLTNKKIVVLGFAFKANTNDTRESPAINICKELLEEGAFLVIHDPKVSIKQINIDLNLKPLEISNRLESNTQTLEGKWSKAFDLEKSFIDADAVLILTEWDNYKHLDWKKISKLMRKPSWLFDTRSMIDPEEFSNTKINFWRVGDGT, from the coding sequence ATGCAGGTTAAAAATATATGTTGCATTGGAGCTGGTTATGTTGGTGGGCCCACAATGGCCGTTATCGCAAACAAATGCCCGCACATCGAAGTTAATGTTGTAGACGTAAATAGAGAAAGAATTGAAAAATGGAACAGTGATAATTTAAATGAATTACCAGTTTTTGAGCCAGGTCTCTCTAACTTAGTAAAGAAATGTAGAGGTGTAAATTTAAATTTTTCATATTCTGTTGGTGAAAAGATAAGTAATGCCGACATGATTTTTATTTCGGTTAATACACCTACAAAAAAGAAGGGTATTGGAGCTGGCAAAGCGAGTGATTTAAAGTGGGTGGAAGCATGCGCAAGAGAGGTGGCGACTTATTCAAAGGGTCATACAATAGTCGTTGAAAAAAGTACACTCCCAGTAAGAACTGCAGAAGTTATAAAATCTATTCTTAGTGAAGCGACAATATCAGATTTAAAAAATAATGCTACAAAAACATTCGATGTTTTATCTAATCCTGAATTCCTTGCAGAAGGCACAGCAATTAATGACCTAATTAATCCAGATAGAGTTTTAATTGGGGGAGATAATGGTATTGCAATCGATTCTCTATCTGAAATATACAAAAACTGGGTTCCTAACCATAAGATAATTACCACTAATTTGTGGAGTAGTGAGTTAGCTAAACTTACAGCGAACGCTTTCTTAGCTCAAAGAATAAGTTCTATAAATTCAGTAAGTGCTATTTGTGAGGCAACTGGTGCTGATATTAGAGAAGTTTCTAAAGCGATTGGATTAGATAGTAGAATTGGTCCAAAATTCCTCAATGCTGGGCCTGGATTTGGTGGCAGTTGTTTTAAAAAAGATATTTTAAATTTAGTTTACCTTTCAGATTTTTTTGGTTTAAAAGAAGTTTCTTCCTTTTGGGAAAGTGTTGTCAGCCTCAATAATTGGCAACAACACAGAATATCAAAATTAATAGTTAAAAAACTTTTTGGAACTTTAACTAATAAAAAAATTGTAGTGCTTGGATTTGCCTTTAAAGCTAATACAAATGATACAAGAGAATCACCTGCAATTAATATTTGTAAAGAACTTTTAGAAGAGGGGGCTTTTCTAGTTATTCATGATCCAAAGGTTTCCATTAAGCAAATAAATATCGATCTGAATTTAAAACCATTAGAAATTTCCAATAGGCTTGAAAGCAATACCCAAACCTTAGAAGGTAAATGGAGCAAAGCCTTTGATCTTGAAAAATCTTTTATTGATGCCGATGCTGTTTTAATATTGACTGAATGGGATAATTACAAACATCTAGACTGGAAGAAGATCTCAAAGTTGATGCGAAAACCTTCATGGTTGTTTGATACAAGATCCATGATCGACCCTGAAGAATTTAGTAATACTAAAATAAATTTTTGGCGCGTTGGTGATGGAACTTAG
- a CDS encoding mannose-1-phosphate guanylyltransferase/mannose-6-phosphate isomerase: MNTNKILPVILCGGSGTRLWPLSRSSYPKQFLALNENSKNTFIQETYERLNGLKNLIKPLIICNEEHRFIVAEQMREKNIEPLSIFLEPFGRNTAPAITIAALRALQDGQDPNLLILSADHFIKNNEKFREIIEKAIQYSENGSIVTFGVPPFSPEIGYGYIETEDQFEALPNSGIPILRFVEKPDEDKAREMISTGRFLWNSGIFLSKASVIIKEIKKFRPDVYKACINSFKGCQKDMNFSRIDIEPFLNCPNISFDIAVMEKTKLGMVFPMEVGWSDVGSWNSLWKESKKDKNGNSKFGKVILDKTENCFLLSSNRLIVALGIKDLVVVETNDALFVGNRESDQDVKKIVSNLKKQNIQEANFHNKGFRPWGNYQSIEKGSNWQVKKIQVNPKCSLSLQKHNYRAEHWIVVSGEAFVEIDDKVQTLTENQSTFIPLGSKHRLSNKTDKVLVIIEVQSGNYLGEDDIIRFEDNYGRK, translated from the coding sequence ATGAATACAAATAAAATATTACCTGTGATTTTATGTGGAGGAAGCGGAACGAGATTATGGCCATTATCAAGGTCAAGTTATCCGAAACAGTTTCTAGCTCTTAATGAAAATTCTAAGAATACATTTATTCAAGAAACTTATGAAAGATTAAATGGCCTAAAGAACTTAATTAAACCATTAATAATTTGCAATGAAGAGCATAGATTTATAGTCGCCGAACAAATGAGAGAGAAAAATATAGAACCTTTATCTATTTTTTTAGAACCTTTTGGGAGAAATACAGCCCCTGCCATAACAATAGCAGCACTTAGAGCATTACAAGATGGGCAAGATCCTAATCTATTGATCCTTTCAGCGGATCACTTTATCAAAAATAATGAAAAGTTTAGAGAAATTATTGAGAAAGCTATTCAATATAGTGAAAATGGATCGATTGTTACTTTTGGAGTCCCACCATTTTCCCCTGAGATTGGATATGGCTATATTGAAACAGAAGATCAATTTGAAGCTTTACCGAATAGTGGGATCCCAATTTTAAGATTCGTAGAAAAACCTGATGAGGATAAAGCAAGAGAAATGATTTCTACTGGTAGATTTTTATGGAATAGTGGGATTTTTTTATCTAAAGCAAGCGTAATAATAAAAGAGATTAAAAAATTTAGACCAGATGTATATAAAGCCTGCATCAATTCATTCAAAGGATGTCAAAAAGATATGAATTTTTCGAGAATAGATATAGAACCTTTTTTAAATTGTCCAAATATATCTTTTGATATAGCAGTTATGGAAAAAACAAAATTAGGTATGGTTTTCCCTATGGAAGTGGGCTGGAGTGATGTTGGCAGTTGGAATTCATTATGGAAGGAATCAAAAAAAGATAAAAATGGAAATTCTAAATTTGGTAAGGTAATTTTAGACAAAACAGAAAATTGTTTTTTATTAAGTAGTAACCGTTTAATTGTGGCTTTGGGGATAAAAGATTTAGTTGTAGTTGAAACAAATGATGCGCTATTTGTTGGTAATAGAGAAAGTGATCAAGATGTAAAAAAAATTGTTTCTAATTTAAAAAAACAAAATATCCAAGAGGCTAATTTTCATAATAAAGGTTTTAGACCATGGGGAAATTATCAATCAATAGAAAAAGGAAGTAATTGGCAAGTTAAAAAAATACAAGTCAATCCTAAATGTTCTTTATCTTTGCAGAAACATAATTATAGAGCTGAACATTGGATAGTAGTATCTGGTGAAGCATTTGTTGAGATTGATGATAAAGTACAAACCTTAACAGAAAATCAAAGTACTTTTATTCCTTTAGGCTCAAAACATAGACTCTCTAATAAAACGGATAAAGTTTTAGTAATTATAGAAGTGCAAAGCGGAAATTATCTTGGAGAGGATGACATTATCAGATTTGAAGATAATTATGGTAGAAAGTAA